Part of the Erwinia amylovora genome is shown below.
TGCATCAACTTGCTGATGTCATCACCGATCCCGCTGAATTGCTGCAGCTTTTAGCGTTGCAGCATCATCCTGAGCTGGTTTCAGGCCATGACGCACGGCGTCTTTTCGCCCTGCGCGTACCCAAGGCGTTTGCGGCACGTATGCGCAAAGGCGATCCGCAAGATCCTCTGCTGCTGCAGGTGATCACCTCGCGACAGGAGTTTGTCGATGCACCAGGTTACAGTGCCGATCCGCTCGATGAGCAGAGCAGCGTGGTGCCGGGTCTGTTACATAAATATCGTAATCGTGCGCTGTTGCTGGTCAAAGGCGGCTGCGCCGTCAATTGCCGTTACTGTTTCCGCCGTCATTTTCCCTACCAGGAGAACCAGGGGAATAAGCGCAACTGGCAGCAAGCCCTGGAGTATATCCGACAACAGCCAGAACTGGATGAGATTATTTTATCCGGTGGCGATCCGTTGATGGCGAAAGATCATGAGCTGGACTGGCTAATCGGCCAGCTTGAGCAGATCCCGCACCTCAGGCGTCTGCGTATTCACAGTCGTCTGCCGGTGGTGATCCCGAAACGTATTACCGAAGCCCTGTGTCAGCGCCTGGCTCAGACACGTCTGCAAACGCTGATGGTTACCCATATCAACCACGCTCAGGAGATTGATGAGGATCTGCGTCACGGCATGCGTATGCTGAAACGCGCCGGGGTCACCTTGCTTAACCAAAGCGTGCTGCTGCGCGATATCAACGACAGTGCGCCTGTGCTTGCCGCACTGAGCAATGCGCTGTTTGATGCCGGCATCCTGCCCTACTACCTGCACGTGCTGGATAAAGTGCAGGGCGCAGCGCATTTCTACGTCAGTGACGAGCGCGCACGCATCATCGTGCGTGAGCTGCTGACAATGGTCTCAGGCTACATGGTGCCAAAACTGGCGCGTGAGATTGGTGGGGAGCCGAGCAAAACGCCGCTGGATTTACAGCTGCGTCAGGAATAGACGCAGTGCGGGCAGATCGACGATCCGCCCTGGGCTGGCGATGTCCTTTAAATCTGCCTGTTAAGGGCACTTATAGACCTGGCCGCTCATCTTACTATCCAGCGGTGCGAAGCTGGACCAGAAGTTCTGGGTAGGACTGGTAGCACCATAGATCACGTTGCCGCCCATCTCCGCCGCACGGTTACGCAAATCGTTAGCCGCACCGCGCAATGAACTGCCTTCCCCACCGGAGCCAGAGAACCAGTTACTTTGTGCGCCGGTGACGTTGCCCAACAGCTGGCAGCGACTGGTTGGCTGCTGGTCAGTAAAGGTCACGCGCTCGCCCGCAGAACTCAGCGTGTGAGAAGAACTACAGCCTGCCAGCAGCAGCGCCGCCACAGAGAGTCCCAGCAAGTTGATCCGCATTTTATTCCCCATATTATTATCATCAGTGTCAGGCCCGGGCATCGCTGAAATCTTCAAGATTTCCGATCCATCCTTACCCCATAACCCGCTTATCAGGTTAGCTTTACGCCATTATTTATACTATTTCCCCGCCAAAAAGAAAAACCCCCTGTCAAAGACAGAGGGTTTATTCGGACAGGTGCCTTGGGGGATTACATCATGCCGCCCATGCCGCCCATTCCACCCATGCCGCCGCCAGCACCTAAGTCAGGTGCATCGCCTTTAGGCAGGTCGGTCACCATGCATTCGGTAGTGATCATCAGGCCAGCAACAGAGGCCGCGTACTGCAGAGCAGAACGGGTCACTTTAGTCGGGTCAAGGATACCGAAGTCGATCATGTTGCCATACTCTTCGGTCTGCGCGTTGTAACCGTAGTTACCTTCGCCTGCTTTTACGGCGTTAGTCACTACAGATGGCTCTTCACCGGCGTTAGAGACGATCTGACGCAGTGGAGACTCCATTGCGCGTAGCGCAACTTTGATACCCACGTTCTGGTCTTCGTTCTGACCACGAAGGTCAGCGAGCACTGCCGCAACGCGAACCAGCGCCACGCCACCACCAGCAACCACGCCTTCTTCAACCGCAGCACGGGTTGCGTGCAGGGCATCTTCAACGCGTGCTTTTTTCTCTTTCATTTCAACTTCAGTTGCTGCGCCCACTTTCAGTACGGCTACGCCGCCCGCCAGTTTCGCTACGCGCTCCTGCAGTTTTTCACGGTCGTAATCAGAAGTCGCTTCTTCGATCTGCTGGCGGATCTGAGTTACGCGGCCAGAGATAGCCACTTCTTCACCGGTGCCATCAATAATGGTGGTGGTGTCTTTATTGATAACAACGCGTTTTGCCTGGCCCATATCTTCCAGAGCCGCTTTTTCCAACTCCATACCGATTTCTTCAGAGATCACGGTACCACCGGTCAGCACGGCGATATCCTGCAGCATGGCTTTACGACGATCGCCGAAGCCCGGTGCCTTAACCGCAGCCACTTTCACGATGCCACGCATGGTGTTCACCACCAGAGTAGCCAGCGCTTCGCCTTCCACATCTTCCGCAATAATCAGCAGTGGTTTACCGGCTTTAGCAACCGCTTCCAGTACTGGCAGCAATTCACGGATGTTGGAGATTTTTTTATCAGCCAGCAGGATGAACGGGGATTCCAGCTCTACGGCACCGGTTTCTGGCTTGTTGATGAAGTAAGGCGACAGGTAGCCACGGTCGAACTGCATACCTTCAACCACGTCCAGCTCGTCCTGCAGGCCGGTACCTTCTTCAACGGTGATCACACCTTCTTTGCCCACTTTTTCCATCGCCTGAGCAATCAGTTCGCCCACGGTTTCGTCGGAGTTCGCAGAGATGGTACCTACCTGAGCGATAGCTTTAGAGTCAGAGCAAGGCACAGACAGTTTTTTCAGCTCTTCAACCGCAGCGATGACTGCTTTGTCGATACCGCGCTTCAGGTCCATTGGGTTCATACCAGCAGCAACGGCTTTCAGGCCTTCGTTAACGATGGACTGAGCCAGTACGGTCGCGGTGGTGGTGCCGTCACCGGCAGCATCGTTGGCTTTAGAAGCGACTTCTTTCACCATCTGTGCGCCCATGTTTTCGAACTTGTCTTCCAGTTCGATTTCACGCGCTACGGAAACACCATCTTTAGTAATGGTGGGTGAACCGAAGGATTTATCCAGCACCACGTTACGACCTTTCGGGCCAAGGGTCACTTTTACTGCATCTGCCAGTACGTTGACACCGCGCAGCATTTTTACGCGAGCGTCATTACCGAATTTTACGTCTTTAGCTGCCATTTTATCTTTTTCCTTAAATTCGTTACGTTCAGTAAATTACGCTTCAACAATCGCCAGAATGTCGCTTTCTGAGATGATCAGAACTTCTTCGTTGTCGATTTTTTCGGTTTTCGCGCCGTAGCCTTCGCTGAAGATGACCACGTCACCCACTTTCACGTCCAGCGGCTTCACATCACCGCTTTCCAGGATGCGGCCGTTGCCAACTGCCAGCACTTCACCACGGGTAGATTTACCCGCTGCAGAACCGGTCAGTACAATGCCGCCAGCAGATTTGGATTCAACTTCTTTGCGCTTGACGATCACACGATCGTGCAATGGACGAATTTTCATTGTTAGCTCTCCTTTGAGAAGTCCAATCAGTTTGGGATGAAAGCCGGGCTACAGTGGCTACCGGCCTTGTGACGGAAGAGATGCGGCCGTACTGATGGCCTTTCAAGGGGCGGAGGTAATTTTTTTTTTAACTGCGGCGTTTGCCGTTTTTTTAGCCGTAAGAGAATGCAGATAGTAAAACGGCGCGCCTGTGAGAGTGCGCGCCGTAGCAGAAGGGATTATTGATGAGGGGGATTGCCATCGTCGTGTTCAATCCGCTTAGCCTCTTTGCGCTCAAACTCACCGTCAACGGTGAATCCGCTATCGGCGCCTGTGCCTCGCCACACTTTCAGATAGGGCATGAGCTTGAGCGTCAGATGCTTCTGCACCGGTGGTAGCAGCAGCAGCAGGCCGATAAAGTCGGTAAAGAAGCCCGGCAACAGCAGCAGAAAACCCGCCAACATCAACGACACACTTTTGATCATCTCTGCTGCGGGGCTTTCACCCGCATTGAGCTTCTGCTGCATCAGCATGAAGTTTTTCATTCCCTGGTTTTTCACCAGCGAAATACCTATGCAGGAGGTGAAAATCACCAGCAGCATCGTTAGTAACACGCCAACAACATGGGCAACCTGAATGAAAAGAGAAATCTCAATCCATACCAGGACAAACATAATTAAGAACGGTAACCAGCGCACCGTATTCTCCTGTATCAATGGTCGCCTTGCAGCAAACACGGCGACCTGCAAAAAAGGCTCGTAACGCCCTATTATATAGAAAATGGGAGCGCCAACCCGATTTTTAAACTTAAAATGTTGAAAATCCTTTGGGAACTTCCAATGTGACCTGGAACAGATATCATTGAAACTGTTTGATATAACACGAAATTCAACCGCTTCGGTTTCAGGCTTTTGCATTTCACCGGAATATGATCGTGCTCGCCCCGACACAAACAGATAAAATGTCGCAACAGGCGTACCACGGCGCATACTTACGGGATGATGCCTGCTAACACAGCAGTGACACTGTGATGATTCTATCAGTATCCCCTTAAAGAAGGTTCTCATGGTTAATAACATTCGTATCGAAGAAGACCTGCTGGGCATGCGCGAAGTTCCTGCGGATGCCTACTACGGTGTTCATACTCTGCGTGCGATTGAAAACTTTTACATTAGCAACAGCAAAATCAGCGATATTCCTGAGTTTGTTCGTGGCATGGTGATGGTTAAAAAGGCAGCAGCGTTGGCGAACAAAGAATTACAAACGATCCCGCGCAACGTGGCGAATGCCATTATCAATGCCTGCGACGAAGTGCTGAATAACGGTAAGTGTATGGATCAGTTTCCGATCGATGTGTATCAGGGCGGAGCGGGCACTTCAGTCAATATGAACACCAATGAGGTGCTGGCTAACATCGGCCTGGAGTTAATGGGCCACCAGAAAGGTGAGTATCAGTTTCTTAACCCGAACGATCACGTCAACAAATGCCAGTCCACCAACGATGCCTATCCTACCGGTTTTCGCATCGCGGTTTACAGCTCCATTCTCAAACTCCTCGACGCTATTGGTCAATTGAGCGAAGGCTTTCAGCGGAAAGCGGTTGAGTTTACTACCATCCTGAAAATGGGGCGCACCCAGTTACAGGACGCGGTGCCGATGACCCTCGGCCAGGAGTTTCATGCCTTCAACGTGTTGTTAAACGAAGAGATACGTAGCATTTTGCGCACCGCAGAATTGCTGCTGGAAGTCAATCTTGGCGCAACGGCAATCGGTACACGCCTCAACACCCCGGATGGCTATCAGCAGCTGGCGGTGGCAAAACTGGCGGAAGTCAGCGGCCTGGCCTGTGTTCCAGCCGAAGACTTAATTGAAGCCACTTCCGACTGCGGTGCCTATGTAATGGTACACAGCTCGCTGAAGCGCCTGGCGGTAAAGCTGTCGAAAATCTGTAATGACCTGCGCCTGCTCTCCTCCGGTCCGCGCGCCGGGCTGAACGAAATCAACCTGCCAGAATTGCAGGCCGGTTCGTCAATCATGCCAGCCAAGGTGAACCCGGTGGTGCCGGAAGTGGTCAATCAGGTGTGCTTCAAAGTTATTGGCAACGATATCACCGTTACCATGGCTTCTGAAGCCGGTCAGCTGCAGCTAAACGTGATGGAACCCGTGATCGGTCAGGCGCTGTTCGAATCCATTCATATTCTGACAAACGCCTGCTATAACCTGCTGGAAAAATGCGTCGACGGCATCACCGCCAACAAAGCGGTATGTGAAGCCTACGTGTTTAACTCGATCGGTATCGTCACCTACCTTAACCCGTATATCGGCCACCATAACGGCGATATCGTCGGCAAAATCTGCGCAGAAACGGGTAAAAGCGTGCGTGAAGTGGTGCTGGAGCGTGGTCTGCTGACTGAAAGCGAGCTGGATGATATCTTCTCTACACAAAATTTGATGTTCCCGGTGTATAAAGCCAGGCGTTACACGGATGAAAACGAACAGTAATTCAGCAATCTGACAATGCCTCATCTCACCCCCTTATCAGGAAGGTGGTTGGCCGGTAAATCGCTGGCAGGCCTATCGAAAATGATAAAGTGAGAATGAGTACGCAGAGCCAACGCATCTGCCGCTTAAGCATAAAGGAGTATTTAAGGCACGTCGGTTTTTACTGCGACGTGCCTTTTGCTTTTTACAGCCCACAAATAATTAACAGCCAGTTAGCAATATATAAAGGAAAGCAATATGTTAGTACCAGAACTTCTTGTCGTCTTTGCCGCTATCTATCTGGGTAGCCGATTGGGGGGGATAGGCATCGGCTTCGCTGGCGGTCTCGGGGTGCTGGTATTAACCCTCGGATTTCAGATCTTGCCGGGGGCTATTCCGTTCGATGTCATAGAAATAATTATGGCGGTCATCGCCGCCATTGCCGCGATGCAGGTGGCTGGCGGCATGGACTATTTGGTTAATCTGGCCGAGCGCCTGCTGCGCAAGCATCCGCGTTATATTACCCTACTCGCTCCACTGGTGACGTACCTGATGTCGCTGCTGGCGGGAACCGGACATACGGCATTCTCCACGCTACCGGTGATTGCTGAAGTCGCCAAGGAGCAGGGCGTGCGCCCTTCGCGGCCGTTGTCGATTGCCGTGGTTTCATCGCAAATTGCAATCACCGCCTCACCGATATCAGCTGCGGTGGTGTTTATGGCCGGTATCCTGGAGCCAAAAGGGATCAGTTATCTGCTGCTGCTGGCGGTAGCTATTCCGGCTACCATGGCCGGTATCTTTATCGCTGCTTTGATCACTAATTTCCTCGGTAAAGAGCTGAAAGACGATGCGTTGTTTCAGGCAAGGCTGGCGAAAGGGGAAGTCAC
Proteins encoded:
- the epmB gene encoding EF-P beta-lysylation protein EpmB, producing the protein MAHIVTLNTPVREEWLHQLADVITDPAELLQLLALQHHPELVSGHDARRLFALRVPKAFAARMRKGDPQDPLLLQVITSRQEFVDAPGYSADPLDEQSSVVPGLLHKYRNRALLLVKGGCAVNCRYCFRRHFPYQENQGNKRNWQQALEYIRQQPELDEIILSGGDPLMAKDHELDWLIGQLEQIPHLRRLRIHSRLPVVIPKRITEALCQRLAQTRLQTLMVTHINHAQEIDEDLRHGMRMLKRAGVTLLNQSVLLRDINDSAPVLAALSNALFDAGILPYYLHVLDKVQGAAHFYVSDERARIIVRELLTMVSGYMVPKLAREIGGEPSKTPLDLQLRQE
- a CDS encoding DUF4156 domain-containing protein codes for the protein MRINLLGLSVAALLLAGCSSSHTLSSAGERVTFTDQQPTSRCQLLGNVTGAQSNWFSGSGGEGSSLRGAANDLRNRAAEMGGNVIYGATSPTQNFWSSFAPLDSKMSGQVYKCP
- the groL gene encoding chaperonin GroEL (60 kDa chaperone family; promotes refolding of misfolded polypeptides especially under stressful conditions; forms two stacked rings of heptamers to form a barrel-shaped 14mer; ends can be capped by GroES; misfolded proteins enter the barrel where they are refolded when GroES binds) encodes the protein MAAKDVKFGNDARVKMLRGVNVLADAVKVTLGPKGRNVVLDKSFGSPTITKDGVSVAREIELEDKFENMGAQMVKEVASKANDAAGDGTTTATVLAQSIVNEGLKAVAAGMNPMDLKRGIDKAVIAAVEELKKLSVPCSDSKAIAQVGTISANSDETVGELIAQAMEKVGKEGVITVEEGTGLQDELDVVEGMQFDRGYLSPYFINKPETGAVELESPFILLADKKISNIRELLPVLEAVAKAGKPLLIIAEDVEGEALATLVVNTMRGIVKVAAVKAPGFGDRRKAMLQDIAVLTGGTVISEEIGMELEKAALEDMGQAKRVVINKDTTTIIDGTGEEVAISGRVTQIRQQIEEATSDYDREKLQERVAKLAGGVAVLKVGAATEVEMKEKKARVEDALHATRAAVEEGVVAGGGVALVRVAAVLADLRGQNEDQNVGIKVALRAMESPLRQIVSNAGEEPSVVTNAVKAGEGNYGYNAQTEEYGNMIDFGILDPTKVTRSALQYAASVAGLMITTECMVTDLPKGDAPDLGAGGGMGGMGGMGGMM
- a CDS encoding co-chaperone GroES, which gives rise to MKIRPLHDRVIVKRKEVESKSAGGIVLTGSAAGKSTRGEVLAVGNGRILESGDVKPLDVKVGDVVIFSEGYGAKTEKIDNEEVLIISESDILAIVEA
- a CDS encoding FxsA family protein; the protein is MRWLPFLIMFVLVWIEISLFIQVAHVVGVLLTMLLVIFTSCIGISLVKNQGMKNFMLMQQKLNAGESPAAEMIKSVSLMLAGFLLLLPGFFTDFIGLLLLLPPVQKHLTLKLMPYLKVWRGTGADSGFTVDGEFERKEAKRIEHDDGNPPHQ
- the aspA gene encoding aspartate ammonia-lyase; the encoded protein is MVNNIRIEEDLLGMREVPADAYYGVHTLRAIENFYISNSKISDIPEFVRGMVMVKKAAALANKELQTIPRNVANAIINACDEVLNNGKCMDQFPIDVYQGGAGTSVNMNTNEVLANIGLELMGHQKGEYQFLNPNDHVNKCQSTNDAYPTGFRIAVYSSILKLLDAIGQLSEGFQRKAVEFTTILKMGRTQLQDAVPMTLGQEFHAFNVLLNEEIRSILRTAELLLEVNLGATAIGTRLNTPDGYQQLAVAKLAEVSGLACVPAEDLIEATSDCGAYVMVHSSLKRLAVKLSKICNDLRLLSSGPRAGLNEINLPELQAGSSIMPAKVNPVVPEVVNQVCFKVIGNDITVTMASEAGQLQLNVMEPVIGQALFESIHILTNACYNLLEKCVDGITANKAVCEAYVFNSIGIVTYLNPYIGHHNGDIVGKICAETGKSVREVVLERGLLTESELDDIFSTQNLMFPVYKARRYTDENEQ